The Lacipirellula parvula genome window below encodes:
- a CDS encoding TetR/AcrR family transcriptional regulator, translated as MAAGRPRSFDADKALDRAMRVFWRRGYEGASLPELTKAMGINRPSMYAAFGNKEALFKKAVDRYLEEPAAHLAACLAAPTIAEVAKRLILGAAERLGCPKNPRGCLIMNGALACGKESEAIRRDLVARRGEHDQAIRARFAQAAAAGELRKGVDPDALARYVSMVMQGLAVQAASGATPEQLRSVAEVALANWPK; from the coding sequence ATGGCCGCTGGCAGACCCCGCAGTTTCGACGCCGACAAAGCGCTCGATCGGGCGATGCGCGTCTTCTGGCGCCGCGGTTATGAGGGCGCCTCGCTCCCCGAGCTGACCAAGGCGATGGGCATCAACCGCCCCAGCATGTACGCCGCCTTCGGCAACAAGGAAGCCCTCTTCAAGAAAGCGGTCGACCGCTATCTCGAAGAGCCGGCCGCCCACCTGGCCGCATGCCTCGCCGCCCCCACGATCGCCGAAGTCGCCAAGCGGCTGATCCTCGGCGCCGCCGAACGCTTGGGCTGCCCCAAAAACCCTCGCGGCTGCCTCATCATGAACGGCGCTCTCGCCTGCGGCAAAGAGTCCGAAGCGATCCGCCGCGACTTGGTCGCCCGTCGCGGCGAGCACGATCAAGCGATCCGCGCCCGCTTCGCGCAAGCGGCCGCCGCCGGCGAACTCCGCAAGGGCGTCGATCCCGACGCCCTCGCGCGTTACGTCTCGATGGTGATGCAAGGCCTCGCCGTGCAAGCCGCCAGCGGCGCCACGCCCGAGCAACTCCGCAGCGTCGCGGAAGTCGCGCTCGCCAATTGGCCGAAGTGA
- a CDS encoding PVC-type heme-binding CxxCH protein, producing MVNALFRHLLLALLLAQAYSQPASAESPSPVAAAAADDSIDRDYSGDLPRIAPLGPEKALESFEIEPGFALELAAAEPATTDPVALDFDEHGRMFVVEMLGYSENPDDMLGCIRVLEDADHDGRFEKSSVYAEGLAWPTAILCYDGGVFVGAPPEILYLKDADGDGRAEVRKVVFTGFGTHNVQGLLNSFRWGLDNRIHVAVSSCGADLRRGDQPDAEPLVLRGRNFSFDPKTLDIRAESGASQHGYFIDPLGREFTCNNSNHIQQIVYEDADLSRNPYLNAPSSLRSIAVEGPTADVFRISPVEPWREIRTRLRAKGIVPGIVEGGGRPAGYFTSATGVTIYTGDAWPAEYRGNAFVGDVGSNLVHRKTLESASDDIALVARRATPEREFVASKDIWFRPVQFANGPDGNLYILDMYREVIEHPDSLPPIIKQHLDLTSGRDKGRLYRTIRADRTDEQRREQYSRALPGDAKTTAELVAMLRHPNGWHRTTAARLLSRRQDLAASHELAKLLNDKAAPIEGRLLALYGLHDARQLLVSDLTTLLADADAEMREHAVRLASHRLRDHVNHSSSCPLLEEAIIAMVDDPALNVRYRVAIALGDCREPARMDALAEIAKRDVDNADMQIAVQSSLELCSDAILHKLLADQEFVSTAAGRGFLTELARQIGARGKKYELRSLARDVKAVGKLNQSLASDLLAAALRGAGGRAAEVRREMIDRVEAMEPLVEAMLASALQVAADGDAEASARVAAINQLGMGKFGTVVPLLGELIAPHQPQEVQAAALAALGGFDEQAIAEPIVAAWRGMSPALRLQGAELLLARPATAAALVAAIESEQLSPRDLDPSTTQRLTTHADAEVRERAAKALAGGVSSRADVLEAYREAPQLAGNAEQGRAIFRKNCAVCHRREGFGTEVGADLATVVTRTPEALLVNVLDPNREVDPKFIQYNIVTVDGLAHSGVVSAETASTVTLTGAEKATQTVPRADIDVMESTGLSLMPEGFEREIDVQGMADLIAYLRSEL from the coding sequence ATGGTGAATGCACTTTTCCGTCATTTGTTGCTGGCTCTGTTGTTGGCTCAGGCCTATTCCCAGCCAGCGTCGGCCGAGTCGCCCAGCCCAGTCGCGGCGGCCGCTGCGGATGATTCGATCGATCGAGATTACTCGGGCGACCTGCCGCGGATCGCGCCGCTCGGGCCGGAGAAGGCGCTCGAATCGTTCGAGATCGAGCCTGGTTTTGCCCTCGAATTGGCCGCTGCGGAGCCGGCGACGACCGACCCGGTCGCTCTCGACTTCGACGAGCATGGCCGGATGTTCGTGGTCGAGATGCTCGGCTACAGCGAGAACCCCGACGATATGCTCGGCTGCATTCGCGTGCTGGAGGACGCCGACCATGACGGCCGGTTCGAGAAAAGCAGCGTCTATGCCGAGGGACTCGCCTGGCCGACGGCGATTCTTTGCTACGACGGCGGGGTGTTCGTGGGGGCGCCGCCGGAGATTCTGTACCTGAAGGACGCCGACGGCGATGGCCGAGCCGAGGTGCGGAAGGTCGTGTTCACGGGGTTTGGGACGCATAACGTTCAGGGATTACTGAATTCATTTCGTTGGGGTTTGGATAACCGGATTCACGTCGCGGTGAGCAGCTGCGGGGCCGATTTGCGGCGGGGCGATCAGCCTGACGCTGAGCCGCTGGTGCTCCGCGGGCGGAACTTTTCGTTCGATCCGAAGACGCTCGACATCCGCGCCGAGAGCGGGGCGAGCCAGCATGGTTACTTCATCGATCCGCTGGGGCGTGAGTTCACATGCAACAACAGCAACCATATCCAGCAGATTGTCTACGAAGATGCCGACCTGTCGCGCAACCCGTATCTCAACGCACCGTCGTCGCTGCGGAGCATCGCGGTCGAGGGGCCGACGGCCGACGTCTTTCGCATTAGCCCGGTCGAGCCGTGGCGCGAGATCCGCACGCGGCTGCGGGCGAAGGGGATCGTCCCCGGCATTGTCGAGGGAGGCGGCCGGCCGGCTGGTTACTTCACGAGTGCGACCGGCGTGACGATCTACACCGGCGATGCGTGGCCGGCGGAGTATCGCGGCAACGCCTTCGTCGGCGATGTGGGGAGCAATCTGGTCCATCGCAAGACGCTTGAGTCGGCGAGCGACGATATCGCGCTGGTCGCGCGGCGGGCGACGCCGGAGCGGGAGTTCGTGGCGTCGAAAGATATTTGGTTCCGTCCCGTGCAGTTCGCCAACGGGCCCGACGGCAATCTATACATCCTCGACATGTACCGCGAGGTGATCGAGCATCCTGATAGTTTGCCGCCGATTATCAAGCAGCATCTCGATCTCACGAGCGGGCGCGACAAAGGGCGGTTGTATCGAACGATTCGCGCTGACCGGACGGACGAGCAACGGCGTGAGCAGTATTCGCGCGCCTTGCCGGGCGATGCGAAGACGACGGCGGAGTTGGTGGCGATGCTGAGGCACCCGAACGGTTGGCATCGTACGACGGCGGCGCGGTTGTTGAGTCGTCGTCAAGATTTGGCCGCCTCGCATGAGCTTGCGAAATTGCTGAATGACAAGGCTGCGCCGATTGAAGGACGGCTTTTGGCTCTCTATGGACTGCACGATGCTCGTCAGTTGCTCGTGAGCGACCTGACGACGTTGCTGGCAGACGCCGACGCCGAGATGCGCGAACATGCCGTGCGGCTGGCAAGTCATCGGCTGCGGGATCACGTTAATCATTCGTCCAGTTGCCCTCTGCTGGAGGAGGCGATCATCGCAATGGTCGATGATCCGGCGCTCAACGTGCGATATCGCGTCGCCATCGCGCTGGGCGATTGCCGCGAACCCGCGCGGATGGATGCGCTCGCGGAGATTGCCAAGCGCGACGTTGACAACGCTGACATGCAAATTGCCGTGCAAAGTTCGCTCGAACTCTGCAGCGACGCGATCTTGCATAAGCTGCTTGCCGACCAAGAATTCGTCTCGACTGCGGCTGGCAGAGGGTTTCTCACGGAACTCGCCCGCCAGATTGGCGCTCGTGGCAAAAAATACGAACTGCGATCGTTGGCGAGGGATGTTAAAGCAGTCGGCAAATTGAACCAATCGCTTGCGAGCGATTTGTTGGCGGCCGCGCTGCGCGGCGCGGGGGGGCGGGCCGCTGAGGTTCGGCGCGAGATGATCGATCGCGTTGAAGCGATGGAGCCATTGGTTGAGGCGATGCTTGCGAGCGCGTTGCAAGTGGCGGCTGACGGCGATGCAGAAGCGAGTGCGAGAGTTGCGGCGATCAACCAACTCGGCATGGGCAAGTTCGGAACGGTGGTGCCGCTGCTTGGCGAGTTGATCGCCCCGCATCAGCCGCAGGAGGTGCAGGCGGCGGCGCTGGCGGCGCTCGGCGGGTTCGATGAGCAAGCGATCGCTGAACCGATCGTTGCCGCTTGGCGAGGAATGAGTCCCGCGTTGCGGCTGCAGGGGGCGGAACTGCTGCTCGCGCGGCCGGCGACGGCGGCGGCGCTGGTGGCGGCGATCGAAAGCGAACAACTTTCGCCGCGGGATCTTGATCCGTCGACGACGCAGCGGCTCACCACGCATGCCGATGCCGAGGTGCGCGAGCGGGCGGCTAAGGCGCTGGCTGGCGGCGTTTCGTCGCGAGCCGATGTGCTGGAGGCGTATCGCGAGGCGCCGCAACTGGCGGGGAACGCGGAGCAGGGGCGGGCGATCTTCCGAAAGAATTGTGCGGTCTGCCATCGTCGCGAAGGATTTGGAACCGAAGTCGGCGCCGACCTCGCGACTGTCGTCACGCGGACGCCGGAGGCGCTGCTCGTGAATGTGCTCGATCCCAATCGCGAAGTTGACCCCAAGTTCATTCAGTACAACATCGTGACCGTCGACGGGCTGGCGCACAGCGGCGTCGTCTCGGCGGAGACGGCGAGCACGGTGACGCTCACCGGCGCGGAGAAGGCGACGCAGACGGTGCCGCGGGCCGACATCGATGTGATGGAATCGACTGGGTTGTCGTTGATGCCGGAAGGGTTTGAGCGCGAGATTGATGTGCAGGGGATGGCGGATCTGATTGCTTATTTGCGGAGTGAGTTGTGA
- a CDS encoding purple acid phosphatase family protein, which translates to MIHFTKPLLVAILLAIPPAAHAEDLIGLFLSWQQDPTTTMTVTWVDIYAHSSPTILYRKYDGKPHSAETKWQKATPAAQSTVGPTTLQLRRTKLTGLEPGTRYEFGIGDKTEDVTHFWRFDTMPEKLTEPLTFVAGGDMMHSRELLDDMNREMQKLDPDFAVLMGDIAYENGVYGTHWIDWLQSWRRYSVGKEKRLIPLVIGIGNHEVKGHYNGRIPQDAPYFYSIFALPGERSYYALDFGKYLSLVILDTQHTQPVIGPQADWLGKALAERGDQQFLIAGYHFPAFGTAKGPKDGGAIDAPLALDLQKHWVPSFERYGMTAVFENDHHTFKRTHRIRNRQRDDENGILYLGDGCWGVEPRPVPKPGAAWWLAKAESRNHLWRVELDPNGEAKFEAIDADGKVFDETEIETPRTKPVE; encoded by the coding sequence ATGATCCACTTCACCAAACCACTCCTCGTCGCGATCCTCCTCGCCATCCCCCCCGCCGCCCACGCCGAAGACCTCATCGGCCTCTTCCTCTCCTGGCAGCAAGATCCCACGACGACGATGACCGTCACCTGGGTCGACATCTACGCCCACAGCAGCCCGACGATTCTCTACCGCAAATACGACGGCAAGCCTCACTCCGCCGAAACCAAGTGGCAAAAGGCGACGCCCGCCGCGCAATCGACCGTCGGCCCCACGACGCTCCAGCTTCGCCGCACGAAACTCACCGGCCTCGAACCCGGCACGCGCTACGAGTTCGGCATCGGCGACAAGACCGAAGACGTCACCCACTTCTGGCGGTTCGACACGATGCCCGAGAAGCTCACCGAGCCGCTCACCTTCGTCGCCGGCGGCGACATGATGCATAGCCGCGAACTGCTCGACGACATGAATCGCGAGATGCAAAAGCTCGATCCCGACTTCGCCGTCCTCATGGGCGACATCGCTTACGAAAACGGCGTCTACGGCACCCACTGGATCGACTGGCTGCAGTCGTGGCGCCGCTACAGCGTCGGCAAAGAAAAGCGGCTCATCCCGCTCGTCATCGGCATCGGCAACCACGAAGTGAAAGGCCACTACAACGGCCGCATCCCGCAAGACGCCCCCTACTTCTACAGCATCTTCGCGTTGCCGGGCGAGCGCTCGTACTACGCCCTCGACTTCGGCAAGTACCTCTCGCTCGTCATCCTCGACACGCAGCACACGCAACCCGTCATCGGCCCGCAAGCCGACTGGCTCGGCAAAGCCCTGGCCGAACGCGGCGACCAGCAGTTCCTCATCGCCGGCTACCACTTTCCGGCGTTCGGCACGGCGAAGGGCCCGAAAGACGGCGGCGCCATCGACGCCCCGCTCGCCCTCGACCTGCAAAAGCACTGGGTCCCCAGCTTCGAACGCTACGGCATGACGGCCGTCTTCGAGAATGACCACCACACGTTCAAACGGACCCACCGCATCCGCAATCGCCAGCGCGACGACGAGAACGGCATCCTCTACCTCGGCGACGGCTGCTGGGGCGTCGAACCCCGCCCCGTCCCCAAACCAGGCGCCGCCTGGTGGCTGGCGAAGGCCGAATCCCGCAACCACCTCTGGCGCGTGGAACTCGACCCGAACGGCGAAGCGAAGTTCGAAGCGATCGACGCCGACGGCAAGGTGTTTGATGAGACGGAAATCGAAACCCCACGCACCAAACCGGTGGAGTAA
- a CDS encoding redoxin domain-containing protein yields MPAVLAPLRTACCFLAFAVCCAACAPAGEFNPTLSIGDAAPAWEKLPGVDGEEHSLADLDPKLPVIVVFICNSCDVAADYEDRIIAFAEKHQDDAAVVAICASAKPADALPRLRERAEAKKFPFIYLHDKSQQIGQAYGANYTPEFFLLSAGKPDERRIVYMGAMDDSTYADQVKANYLEPALAALQTGKEPTTKETAPRGCRIKYPRKRE; encoded by the coding sequence ATGCCTGCCGTGCTCGCCCCTCTTCGCACCGCGTGCTGCTTTCTCGCCTTCGCCGTCTGTTGCGCCGCGTGTGCCCCTGCCGGCGAGTTCAACCCGACGCTCAGCATCGGCGACGCCGCCCCCGCCTGGGAGAAACTCCCCGGCGTCGACGGCGAAGAACATTCGCTCGCCGATCTCGATCCCAAGCTGCCCGTCATCGTCGTTTTCATCTGCAACAGCTGCGACGTCGCAGCCGACTATGAAGACCGCATCATCGCCTTCGCCGAGAAGCACCAAGACGATGCCGCCGTCGTCGCCATTTGCGCAAGCGCCAAGCCAGCCGACGCCCTCCCCCGCCTCCGCGAACGGGCCGAAGCGAAAAAATTCCCGTTCATTTACCTACACGACAAGTCGCAACAAATCGGCCAAGCCTACGGCGCCAACTACACGCCCGAGTTCTTCCTGCTTTCCGCCGGCAAGCCAGACGAGCGCCGCATCGTCTACATGGGCGCCATGGACGACAGCACCTACGCCGACCAAGTGAAGGCGAACTACCTCGAACCCGCCCTCGCCGCGCTCCAAACCGGCAAAGAACCAACCACCAAAGAAACCGCCCCCCGCGGCTGCCGCATCAAGTATCCGCGCAAGAGAGAATAG
- a CDS encoding OprO/OprP family phosphate-selective porin, with product MRIRGRQQLIGCFLAAWLALGVGGALAEDAASVSNAIDTTAPAVVSLETRLQQLEQNHAALATQHEEMIVENQRLRSQVEAMTASLDDALDRSSGSGGEGAFANGGGPIGQGPSSRWSFDDQPDDIRGDEPEPAEGEQRTASTFGEGFKWTTHDGEFDMAFHNETQLDVRAYEQNDSEPVNQFGFYTSRMRLYFNGSLTEPIEYSVSVNKGLGDLNLLDAYFNFNYDSRFQFRVGRFRVPYTYDWYALSNQFLPTPERSVFAINYGYNRNWALMLHGERGDEKGEYAVALSAGPRNQYYDFNADKDVLAYLNLRPLQDNEELPALKYWNVGGSMAYGIQDQAPRPRQFWTSLNATDSEGADEAAPWFLELNDDVRERGPRHLWDVHSALYYKQLTLMTGWETGYNSYSVGDDPYLRVPTHGWHAQFGYFLTGEELTRRTFVEPLHPFDLRDEKRGLGAIEVQSRYDEFTVGDEIFSGGFADRNEWTGHVKTIDSGVNWYLNKFTKIYFDWQHAMFAQPIPYRPGGMQHHSNLFWTRFQIYF from the coding sequence ATGCGTATTCGCGGGCGCCAGCAATTGATTGGCTGCTTCTTGGCAGCATGGCTAGCTCTCGGAGTCGGCGGCGCGCTTGCCGAGGATGCGGCGTCGGTCAGCAACGCCATCGACACCACGGCGCCGGCGGTCGTCTCGCTGGAAACGCGGCTGCAGCAGCTTGAGCAAAATCATGCGGCGCTCGCGACGCAGCATGAGGAAATGATCGTCGAGAACCAGCGGCTGCGGTCGCAGGTTGAGGCGATGACGGCGTCGCTGGACGATGCGCTCGACCGGTCGTCCGGCAGCGGCGGCGAAGGCGCGTTTGCGAACGGGGGCGGGCCGATCGGGCAGGGGCCGAGTTCGCGGTGGAGTTTCGACGACCAGCCTGATGACATTCGCGGCGACGAGCCCGAGCCGGCCGAGGGGGAGCAGCGGACGGCGTCGACGTTCGGCGAAGGCTTTAAGTGGACGACGCACGACGGCGAGTTCGACATGGCGTTTCACAACGAAACGCAGCTCGACGTGCGGGCATACGAGCAGAACGACTCGGAGCCGGTGAATCAGTTCGGATTCTACACCTCGCGGATGCGGCTCTACTTCAACGGCAGTCTTACTGAGCCGATCGAGTACAGCGTATCGGTGAACAAGGGGTTGGGCGATCTCAACTTGCTCGACGCCTATTTCAATTTCAATTACGACTCGCGATTTCAATTTCGCGTGGGCCGGTTTCGCGTGCCGTACACGTACGATTGGTACGCGCTGAGCAACCAATTCTTGCCGACGCCCGAGCGGTCGGTGTTTGCGATCAACTACGGTTACAATCGCAACTGGGCGCTGATGCTGCATGGCGAGCGCGGGGATGAGAAGGGAGAGTACGCGGTGGCGTTGTCGGCGGGGCCGCGGAATCAGTACTACGATTTCAACGCCGACAAGGACGTGCTGGCGTATCTCAACCTGCGGCCGCTGCAAGATAACGAAGAGCTGCCGGCGCTGAAGTATTGGAACGTCGGCGGCTCGATGGCCTACGGCATTCAAGATCAGGCGCCGCGGCCGCGGCAGTTTTGGACGTCGCTTAACGCGACCGACAGCGAAGGGGCCGACGAGGCGGCGCCATGGTTCTTAGAACTGAACGACGACGTGCGCGAGCGTGGGCCGCGGCATTTGTGGGACGTCCACTCGGCGTTGTACTACAAGCAGCTGACGCTGATGACCGGGTGGGAGACGGGGTACAACAGCTACTCGGTCGGCGACGACCCGTACCTGCGGGTGCCGACGCATGGGTGGCACGCGCAGTTCGGTTACTTCCTGACCGGCGAGGAACTGACGCGGCGGACGTTCGTCGAGCCGCTCCACCCGTTCGATTTGCGCGACGAGAAACGGGGCCTTGGAGCGATCGAAGTGCAGTCTCGCTACGACGAATTCACCGTCGGCGACGAGATCTTTTCAGGGGGCTTCGCCGATCGCAACGAGTGGACCGGGCATGTGAAGACGATCGACTCGGGGGTGAACTGGTATCTCAACAAGTTCACGAAGATCTACTTCGATTGGCAGCATGCGATGTTCGCCCAGCCGATTCCGTACCGGCCGGGGGGGATGCAGCATCACAGCAATTTGTTTTGGACGCGGTTTCAGATTTATTTTTGA